In the Topomyia yanbarensis strain Yona2022 chromosome 3, ASM3024719v1, whole genome shotgun sequence genome, one interval contains:
- the LOC131689576 gene encoding chymotrypsin-1-like, whose translation MITNLPHLTFIQLTLLVGALSQAVQLDDNYVNRVVGGQEAANGSVPHQVSLQIANFGHMCGGAIIADRWVLTAAHCVDRQIPEQMSVLVGTNSLKEGGSRYETEMLIKHEYYNSPQFHNDIALIRLKSSLQFTTNVKAIEYSEREVGAGQAVTLTGWGRISVVGPTPTKLQTIALQSISNDECKQKSPGLDSNVDIGHVCTLTRSGEGACNGDSGGPLTLNGKLIGVVNFGVPCALGYPDAYARVSYYHEWIRTTIAENVI comes from the exons ATGATTACAAATCTTCCACATTTGACATTCATCCAGCTAACACTGCTGGTTGGCGCATTATCTCAAGCGGTTCAACTGGATGATAACTACGTGAACCGAGTTGTAGGTGGACAGGAAGCAGCCAATGGCTCCGTTCCGCATCAGGTGTCACTTCAGATAGCTAACTTTGGACACATGTGTGGAGGGGCTATCATTGCTGATCGTTGGGTTCTAACCGCTGCACATTGTGTTGATAG GCAAATTCCAGAGCAGATGAGTGTTCTCGTTGGAACTAATAGCCTAAAAGAAGGAGGTAGCCGCTACGAAACTGAAATGTTGATTAAACATGAATACTACAATAGCCCTCAATTCCACAACGATATTGCGTTGATTCGTCTAAAGTCGAGCCTGCAGTTTACCACTAATGTTAAAGCGATTGAGTATTCTGAACGAGAGGTTGGCGCTGGCCAGGCGGTTACTCTTACTGGATGGGGAAGGATTTCGGTTGTAGGACCCACTCCAACCAAGTTACAAACGATCGCCCTGCAGTCGATTAGTAACGATGAATGCAAACAGAAATCACCGGGATTAGACAGTAATGTTGATATTGGACATGTTTGTACTTTGACCAGAAGTGGAGAAGGGGCTTGCAAT GGTGATTCCGGAGGTCCACTGACATTGAACGGAAAGCTGATTGGCGTGGTCAATTTCGGTGTTCCCTGTGCTCTAGGGTATCCTGACGCTTACGCACGTGTTTCTTACTATCATGAATGGATACGCACAACAATAGCAGAAAATGTAATTTAA